The following coding sequences are from one Rutidosis leptorrhynchoides isolate AG116_Rl617_1_P2 chromosome 11, CSIRO_AGI_Rlap_v1, whole genome shotgun sequence window:
- the LOC139875992 gene encoding uncharacterized protein: MAKRKRLCIVSSDDPVEEQHLNETEGRESTQTQADAINSEGGHHSNPESSVHDASNNEENVEQVSVTRKKPRGPTQKFETWNMKSGQKIRVTFNKDGKPVGDEGNELVQYLGTLVRMAEHVSIEYPDWRKVPPQNKEDMYTLVKAKFIIHPAETSGIKKWIMQNMGKKWRTWKGNLKARGFDKSLDIDQIVNEATKDNRVNPEQIKKLATSWFTPEHQNMCEVRKGSRSMMHEPHVTGTKSFARLAHEEALKNNGKYPTRGEIYIKSHTRKDGTIVDDKAAEVVASLQALPRDSTNGQESDYSNDDYSKVKGPEKRGYNRCVGRMPAVKESRFASSSNSSSTDSDDVQ; encoded by the exons ATGGCGAAACGCAAGAGACTTTGTATTGTTTCTAGTGATGACCCTGTAGAAGAGCAGCACCTCAACGAAACTGAAGGACGTGAAAGTACTCAAACTCAAGCTGATGCGATAAATTCTGAAGGAGGGCATCATAGTAATCCAGAATCTTCTGTTCATGATGCGTCTAACAATGAGGAAAATGTTGAACAAG TATCAGTTACTCGGAAGAAGCCTAGAGGTCCTACTCAAAAGTTTGAGACATGGAACATGAAAAGTGGTCAAAAAATACGAGTAACATTTAACAAGGATGGGAAACCAGTAGGAGATGAAGGAAATGAACTCGTTCAATACCTTGGAACACTTGTGAGGATGGCTGAACATGTTAGCATTGAATATCCCGACTGGAGAAAGGTTCCCCCGCAAAATAAAGAGGACATGTATACCCTTGTTAAG GCAAAATTTATAATTCATCCGGCTGAAACAAGTGGGATCAAGAAATGGATTATGCAAAACATGGGGAAAAAGTGGAGGACCTGGAAAGGTAATCTAAAAGCACGAGGATTTGATAAGAGTCTTGACATTGATCAAATTGTGAATGAAGCTACAAAGGATAATAGGGTGAACCCGGAACAAATTAAAAAACTTGCGACTAGTTGGTTTACTCCGGAACACCAG AATATGTGCGAGGTAAGGAAAGGAAGTCGCTCAATGATGCACGAGCCTCATGTTACCGGGACTAAATCATTTGCCCGACTTGCTCACGAAGAG GCCTTAAAAAATAATGGTAAATACCCAACACGAGGAGAAATTTACATTAAGAGTCATACTCGTAAAGATGGAACTATTGTGGATGATAAGGCTGCTGAAGTTgtg GCTTCACTGCAAGCTTTACCGAGGGACTCAACAAATGGACAAGAATCTGATTATTCCAATGATGACTACTCAAAAGTGAAAGGTCCGGAAAAAAGGGGGTATAATCGATGTGTAGGAAGGATGCCGGCAGTAAAAGAGAGTCGTTTTGCTTCATCTAGTAATTCATCTTCTACTGATTCAGATGATGTGCAATAA
- the LOC139875993 gene encoding uncharacterized protein, whose translation MYYLKRDDVFYHLLNWGFRSEYLKWVYNGEGSVATSSNTIHNGEDETAQHDMHNMLNDLFPTDISCGDGLEEGDTNTSNDQPIEIGRNKLDDLLKDAEKQVYPNSKVNKLSCVVHLYHIKCLNGWSNKSFSMLLEFLSDLLPEGNLLPKTTQQVKKMMSNLGLGYVKIHSCPNGCMLFWEENENKENCSTCGSSRWKVSENPQEETSLPKKKASKILRWFPLKPRLQRLFMSSKTTNLMKWHHDERIKDGKLRHPADALAWKHFDQKYPEFSSDPRNVRLALASDGFNPFRTMNITHSIWPVFLIPYNLPPWMVMKQPNFILSLIIPGPKGPGNKIDVYMQPLIKELKELWEVGVETYDASTKQIFQMKAALLCTISDFPGYANLSGWSTKGERACPSCGFDTDSKWLTHGRKWCYMCHRRWLSTDHPWRRDTRSFMGGQELRVAPICPSGEQVLQQLDDKGFLVDIVDGGPWKKKSIFFMLPYWEHLLLRHNLDVMHIEKNVCDNIVGTILGQEGKSKDNYKARLDLQHLGIRKELHPKKRPRSDTSFMPKACYQMTRDEKIMFLNTLKLIKPPNEFSSNISGCVQLNDRKLIGLKSYDCHMLMQEYLPIALRGTLPDHVSSVIIELCDFFRIICYKDLSDFDIQFLDSKVAVTLFKEVKLGGPVAFHWMYPIERDLLTLKSYVNNRAHPEGSIAEGYLAQESLTFCSRYLKGVETIFTRSVRNDDVDDNEQNEQNELEESNNFCPGRPLGRKSCSRLSIRKRSSNSAIDEISLAQAHRYVLFNVDSVTPFREEHKGLIKRQTRSRRIPEYEVEKIHCQQFSEWFQKRVARMEVQGDQSVTEEIKWLARGPVKTVKRYSGYLVKGYRFHTKKREKYLKTQNSGVVVTVEGASYASSRDRRPVNGTVNYYGKLNDIIQLNYSGLIRVILFKCDWVDINRGCKIVDGVKLVNFSYKTHTGANITDDPFVLASQVDKVFYAIDPKNKDWEVVRHVKLRDVFDMGAGDDQVIGYPNNSTSVVPNLHRIGDDGDDGMDVTEEMDLDVNSDDENEND comes from the exons ATGTATTATTTGAAAAGGGATGATGTCTTTTATCACCTCTTAAATTGGGGCTTTCGGTCAGAGTATTTAAAATGGGTATATAATGGAGAAGGATCTGTTGCTACATCTTCGAATACCATTCATAATGGGGAAGACGAGACAGCTCAGCATGACATGCACAACATGTTGAATGATCTTTTCCCAACAGATATTTCTTGTGGAGATGGTCTAGAAGAAGGTGATACTAATACGAGTAATGATCAACCTATAGAGATAGGGCGAAATAAACTTGATGATCTACTTAAAGACGCCGAAAAACAGGTGTATCCTAATTCTAAAGTCAACAAATTATCTTGTGTGGTACATTTGTACCACATTAAGTGCTTAAATGGATGGAGTAACAAGTCATTTTCTATGTTGTTGGAGTTTCTAAGTGATTTGTTACCTGAAGGTAATTTGCTGCCTAAAACAACACAACAAGTGAAAAAAATGATGTCAAATCTAGGTTTAGGATATGTAAAAATACATTCATGTCCAAATGGTTGCATGTTGTTTTGGGAGGAGAatgaaaataaagaaaattgcTCTACATGTGGTTCATCTAGATGGAAAGTTTCTGAAAATCCACAAGAAGAAACAAGTCTTCCAAAGAAGAAAGCCTCAAAAATATTACGATGGTTTCCTTTAAAGCCTAGACTCCAAAGGCTGTTCATGTCGTCAAAGACAACTAATCTTATGAAGTGGCATCATGATGAACGCATAAAAGATGGAAAATTAAGACATCCGGCTGATGCTCTAGCATGGAAACATTTTGATCAAAAGTATCCCGAATTTTCTAGTGATCCACGCAATGTTCGTTTAGCTCTAGCAAGTGATGGTTTTAACCCATTCAGGACTATGAATATAACGCATAGTATTTGGCCTGTTTTTCTTATTCCATACAACTTGCCCCCCTGGATGGTAATGAAGCAACCAAATTTCATTCTATCTTTAATAATACCTGGTCCTAAAGGTCCGGGAAACAAGATAGATGTGTACATGCAACCTCTTATAAAAGAGTTAAAAGAGCTCTGGGAGGTTGGAGTAGAGACGTACGATGCTTCAACAAAACAAATTTTTCAAATGAAGGCAGCCCTTTTGTGTACTATTTCAGACTTTCCGGGTTATGCCAATCTATCTGGGTGGAGCACAAAGGGAGAACGTGCATGTCCTTCCTGTGGGTTTGATACTGATTCTAAATGGCTAACTCATGGAAGAAAGTGGTGTTATATGTGTCATAGGAGATGGCTTTCAACTGATCATCCTTGGCGTAGAGATACAAGGTCATTTATGGGAGGTCAAGAATTAAGAGTGGCACCCATTTGTCCTTCAGGGGAGCAGGTTCTACAACAGTTAGATGACAAGGGATTTCTTGTAGATATTGTTGACGGTGGTCCGTGGAAAAAGAAAAGTATTTTTTTCATGTTGCCATATTGGGAGCATTTGTTGTTGCGACACAATCTTGATGTGATGCACATAGAAAAAAATGTTTGTGACAACATTGTAGGGACTATACTAGGACAAGAGGGGAAGTCAAAAGATAACTACAAAGCCAGACTTGACTTACAACACTTGGGTATAAGAAAAGAATTACATCCAAAGAAACGACCTAGGAGTGACACTTCTTTCATGCCAAAAGCATGTTACCAAATGACTCGAGATGAGAAGATCATGTTCTTAAATACCTTAAAATTAATAAAGCCTCCTAATGAATTTTCATCCAACATCTCCGGATGTGTTCAACTTAACGATAGAAAATTAATTGGTCTAAAAAGTTACGATTGTCATATGTTGATGCAAGAGTATCTGCCTATTGCATTACGAGGAACTCTGCCCGACCATGTAAGCTCAGTTATAATTGAGCTTTGTGACTTTTTTAGAATCATTTGCTACAAAGATTTATCCGACTTCGATATTCAGTTTCTTGATTCTAAAGTTGCGGTCactttgt TCAAGGAGGTGAAACTTGGAGGTCCTGTAGCTTTTCATTGGATGTACCCAATTGAAAG GGACCTTCTTACTCTTAAGTCGTATGTGAACAATCGAGCTCATCCTGAAGGTTCAATTGCTGAAGGTTACTTAGCTCAAGAAAGTTTGACATTTTGCTCTAGATATCTCAAAGGAGTTGAAACCATCTTTACTAGATCTGTTAGGAATGATGACGTTGATGATAATGAGCAAAATGAGCAAAATGAGCTTGAGGAATCCAACAATTTTTGTCCTGGCAGACCATTAGGACGTAAATCGTGTTCTCGATTATCAATTCGAAAAAGGTCTTCAAATTCAGCAATTGATGAGATCTCACTCGCTCAAGCACATCGTTATGTGCTTTTTAATGTTGATTCAGTTACACCTTTTCGAGA ggaACATAAAGGGCTAATTAAGAGACAAACCCGATCTCGTCGGATACCTGAGTATGAAGTTGAGAAGATTCACTGCCAACAATTCAGTGAATGGTTTCAGAAAAGG GTTGCACGTATGGAAGTGCAAGGAGATCAATCAGTCACCGAAGAGATAAAGTGGCTTGCGCGTGGCCCAGTTAAAACAGTGAAACGATATTCAGGTTATCTTGTAAAGGGTTACCGGTTTCACACGAAAAAAAGAGAGAAGTATCTAAAAACTCAGAATAGTGGTGTAGTTGTTACTGTGGAAGGTGCAAGTTATGCTAGTAGTCGGGATAGAAGGCCTGTCAATGGCACGGTAAACTACTATGGGAAATTGAATGACATTATCCAGTTAAACTACTCTGGACTTATACGAGTAATATTATTTAAATGTGATTGGGTCGATATTAATAGAGGCTGCAAGATAGTTGATGGTGTGAAATTGGTGAACTTTTCCTACAAAACACACACCGGCGCTAATATAACTGATGATCCATTTGTTTTGGCATCACAAGTTGACAAGGTGTTCTATGCCATAGATCCTAAGAATAAAGATTGGGAGGTTGTGAGACATGTAAAACTTAGAGATGTATTTGACATGGGAGCTGGTGATGATCAGGTTATAGGGTATCCAAATAATAGCACATCTGTTGTACCCAACTTGCATAGAATTGGGGATGATGGTGATGATGGGATGGACGTTACAGAAGAAATGGATCTTGATGTCAATAGTGATGACGAAAATGAAAATGACTAA